One region of Azoarcus sp. CIB genomic DNA includes:
- a CDS encoding TIGR03751 family conjugal transfer lipoprotein codes for MDWTDFPRFARLIAAATVAALALAACSVAGPRKSPLPDDGPTVEEIYRQRTSEYERIRAREALPLRPATEVLPGPVMEPAMLQLERRFARLPNPDLIMVVFPHLSRGKYPAPGYVTAFPMYERVEYLVPGEADALRPVLAPAPASASTSTPAPSVPPAHDSGASRVAQP; via the coding sequence TCGCGGCCCTCGCCCTCGCCGCCTGCAGCGTCGCAGGCCCCCGCAAGTCGCCCTTGCCGGACGACGGACCCACCGTCGAGGAGATCTACCGCCAGCGTACCTCCGAGTACGAGCGCATCCGGGCCCGCGAAGCCCTCCCGCTGCGGCCCGCCACCGAAGTCTTGCCCGGCCCCGTCATGGAGCCGGCGATGCTCCAGCTCGAGCGCCGCTTCGCCCGGCTGCCCAACCCGGATCTCATCATGGTCGTGTTTCCCCACCTGTCCCGAGGGAAGTACCCGGCACCGGGATACGTGACGGCGTTTCCGATGTACGAGCGGGTCGAGTACCTGGTCCCAGGCGAGGCGGACGCACTGCGGCCGGTGCTCGCGCCCGCTCCCGCGTCCGCTTCGACGTCAACTCCCGCCCCAAGCGTCCCGCCGGCGCACGATTCCGGCGCCAGCCGGGTGGCCCAACCCTGA
- a CDS encoding conjugative transfer ATPase: MLGLIRMLGLAPTAGAAPADTEVSRREPAVPRNPLPVRERQHLASRPPSITDLLPWRDFDEKTGTFLLEDGVSRALLYELDPMPSEACADQYLKARCAEVQAALQALPEYDEAPWIVQFFCNDDTDLSWQIERIRDYIVSVHAKAPERAQQILASDFTRHFLAEMAEHLSLVARPEGLFLDEGVSGNRWRGQIRRVRCAIYRRFPPRFDFSRELLDPVETLQQTARGLIAGLAQTGIHARPMNAADFYSWLLPFFNPKPDFAKTVGDLLRLCPYPQPDEAPDDLDLGELLFLAAPKSDPTAGLWFFDGRPVRALALQSMRKLPEIGHFTAERDHAGKLFARFDRFPEGTMLSATVVICPQDTMTGRIETIKSASRANILEAAHTYDEAVAVLDNMRTDKLYPMYLTLFVRGDDTAQLGRTVADLTAALHTSGLRFIQPVDELHGCDVFLRALPMCFDPRFDARHLRRSRLAFASQIASLLPLYGRARGTGNPGFWLWNRGGEPLLFDPLNPHDRNKNAHLLTLGPTGAGKSATLCYLAMQMMAIYRPRFFIIDAGKSFGLLGEHMRRHGLTVNQVELTPDTHVSLPPFAMAPRLFDQEGIKALDEAFRTPGDDELPDSDPDGLPASPEDDDEGADPGKRDILGEMVIATTLMITGGEECEMRKMSRADRYLVARGILAAARQARDRGQPHPRVQDVAHALMAMRDDEDLGPSRRDRAEEMGQAMMVFCDGLRGRLFNRYGATWPDADVTIVEMGTLAQEGYEDALAVAYTSLITHVQALAEATQYDHRPIINLTDEGHIITANDLLNVYSVKITKMWRKLGAWYWLGTQNMQDFPASASRILNMCEHWVLLTMDRDEIEQVARFRTLTPEQRALMESARKEPPKYTEGVILNPQMQALFRNVPPPLAIALAMTEKHEKAWRLDIMKATGCTELEAAYAISREIAAKRAA; the protein is encoded by the coding sequence ATGCTCGGATTGATTCGCATGCTGGGGCTCGCGCCAACCGCCGGGGCCGCCCCTGCCGACACGGAGGTCTCGCGACGCGAGCCCGCCGTGCCAAGGAACCCCCTCCCGGTGCGGGAGCGCCAGCACCTCGCCTCCCGCCCACCCAGCATCACCGACCTGCTGCCCTGGCGGGACTTCGACGAGAAGACGGGCACCTTCCTCCTCGAGGACGGCGTCTCGCGCGCTCTGCTCTACGAGCTCGATCCGATGCCGAGCGAGGCCTGCGCCGATCAGTATCTCAAGGCGCGCTGCGCGGAGGTCCAGGCGGCGCTCCAGGCCCTGCCCGAATACGACGAAGCCCCGTGGATCGTCCAGTTCTTCTGCAACGACGACACGGATCTCTCGTGGCAGATCGAACGCATTCGCGACTACATCGTCTCGGTGCATGCCAAGGCACCCGAGCGGGCACAGCAGATTCTCGCGAGTGACTTCACGCGCCACTTCCTCGCCGAGATGGCAGAGCATCTGTCGCTCGTAGCCCGGCCCGAGGGCCTCTTCCTCGATGAGGGGGTGTCGGGCAACCGGTGGCGCGGCCAGATCCGCCGCGTGCGTTGCGCCATCTATCGCCGATTCCCGCCGCGCTTCGACTTCTCCCGGGAGCTCCTCGATCCCGTCGAGACGCTGCAGCAGACGGCGCGCGGGCTCATCGCCGGCCTGGCGCAGACCGGCATCCATGCCCGGCCGATGAACGCCGCGGACTTCTACTCGTGGCTGTTGCCGTTCTTCAACCCGAAACCCGACTTCGCCAAAACCGTCGGTGACCTCCTCCGGCTGTGTCCGTACCCGCAACCCGACGAGGCGCCAGACGACCTCGATCTTGGGGAGTTGCTCTTCCTCGCTGCGCCGAAGTCGGATCCGACGGCCGGTCTGTGGTTTTTCGACGGCCGGCCCGTGCGGGCGCTGGCACTGCAGTCGATGCGCAAGCTCCCCGAGATCGGCCACTTCACCGCCGAGCGCGATCATGCCGGCAAGCTCTTCGCGCGCTTCGACCGCTTTCCCGAAGGCACGATGCTCTCGGCGACCGTCGTGATCTGCCCGCAGGACACGATGACCGGTCGCATCGAAACCATCAAGAGCGCCTCGCGCGCAAATATCCTCGAAGCCGCTCACACCTACGACGAGGCGGTGGCCGTCCTCGACAACATGCGCACCGATAAGCTCTACCCGATGTACCTCACGCTGTTCGTGCGGGGCGACGACACCGCCCAGCTTGGGCGCACGGTGGCAGACCTCACCGCCGCCCTGCACACATCGGGGCTCCGCTTCATTCAGCCAGTAGACGAGCTCCACGGCTGCGACGTCTTCCTGCGTGCACTCCCGATGTGCTTCGACCCCCGGTTCGACGCGCGCCACCTGCGCCGCTCACGCCTCGCCTTCGCTTCCCAGATCGCGTCCCTGCTTCCCCTCTATGGGCGCGCCCGCGGCACCGGCAACCCCGGCTTCTGGCTGTGGAACCGCGGCGGCGAGCCCCTCCTGTTCGACCCCTTGAATCCGCACGATCGCAACAAGAACGCCCATCTCCTCACTCTGGGTCCGACCGGCGCCGGCAAGTCGGCGACCCTGTGCTATCTCGCGATGCAGATGATGGCGATCTACCGACCACGCTTCTTCATCATCGACGCAGGGAAATCCTTCGGCCTCCTGGGCGAGCACATGCGCCGCCACGGGCTCACCGTCAACCAGGTCGAGCTCACCCCCGATACGCATGTCAGCCTGCCACCCTTCGCGATGGCCCCGCGGCTCTTCGATCAGGAAGGCATCAAGGCCCTCGACGAGGCATTCCGGACGCCGGGTGACGATGAGCTCCCGGACTCGGACCCCGACGGGCTCCCCGCGTCGCCCGAGGACGATGACGAAGGTGCGGACCCCGGCAAGCGCGACATCCTGGGCGAGATGGTCATCGCGACGACGCTGATGATTACTGGCGGAGAGGAATGCGAGATGCGCAAGATGAGTCGCGCGGACCGCTACCTGGTCGCTCGGGGAATCCTGGCCGCCGCGCGCCAAGCCCGCGACCGCGGCCAGCCGCATCCCCGGGTGCAGGACGTCGCCCACGCCCTGATGGCCATGCGTGACGACGAGGATCTGGGGCCCTCGCGGCGCGACCGGGCCGAGGAGATGGGCCAGGCCATGATGGTCTTCTGCGACGGTCTGCGCGGAAGGCTCTTCAACCGGTACGGCGCGACCTGGCCGGATGCTGACGTGACGATCGTGGAGATGGGCACGCTGGCGCAGGAGGGATATGAGGATGCCCTCGCGGTCGCCTATACGTCCCTGATCACCCATGTCCAGGCGCTGGCCGAGGCGACCCAGTATGACCACCGCCCCATCATCAACCTCACCGACGAAGGGCACATCATCACGGCCAATGATCTGCTGAACGTCTACTCCGTCAAGATTACCAAGATGTGGCGGAAGCTCGGCGCGTGGTACTGGCTCGGCACCCAGAACATGCAGGACTTTCCGGCATCGGCCTCCCGAATTCTCAACATGTGCGAGCACTGGGTGCTCCTCACCATGGACCGCGACGAGATCGAGCAGGTCGCCCGCTTCCGTACCTTAACCCCCGAACAGCGCGCGCTGATGGAGTCCGCTCGCAAGGAGCCTCCGAAGTACACCGAGGGGGTGATCCTCAATCCGCAAATGCAGGCCCTCTTCAGGAACGTGCCCCCGCCGCTCGCCATCGCGCTCGCGATGACGGAGAAGCACGAGAAGGCCTGGCGCCTGGACATCATGAAGGCCACCGGCTGCACCGAACTCGAGGCGGCCTACGCGATTTCCCGCGAGATCGCGGCGAAGAGGGCAGCGTGA
- a CDS encoding integrating conjugative element protein — translation MKTMRSIAAAVLLGLAATALQAADIPSTRSGLYYRLGGGDSASRAANPHGVPYKLALSGVARLHYSCGAYDFEVSFQNLMNRFAQLGTQVTNAVQAGIAALPLYLFQRASPGLYELFQTYAKKAEVAIQIATKSCEEMEAQIKAGEDPYEDFIRMARGEAWKQQATVTSDVVVAKDKVNASAGNEGISWIGGEKAGGVAQEPVRIVYDTVFGGFNVTMGQSPKTPAAAYPAVKLTETFPSPGSAATFGTDVLGDVEISTCKENACPVPQSKTGLGLIQKFELEIPVVQRQVDAVFANVVPRGTDLAAASAPGIVVTRELADAIRELPAIEQGIARQRLVQDVALARTVDKALIIRNLLLTGRMIPEVYKTANTQIESKLAELNRHIDDVLYEANVRKRIISETATILLDNYHAARAASAANAVQQPVDQRPMIDGRVRK, via the coding sequence ATGAAGACGATGCGAAGCATTGCCGCCGCCGTCCTCCTTGGCCTCGCCGCCACGGCCCTCCAGGCGGCGGACATCCCGAGCACCCGATCCGGCCTCTACTACCGACTGGGAGGCGGCGATTCCGCTTCGCGTGCGGCCAACCCCCACGGCGTGCCCTATAAGCTCGCCCTGTCGGGGGTCGCCCGCCTCCACTACTCGTGCGGAGCCTATGACTTCGAGGTTTCGTTCCAGAACCTCATGAACCGGTTCGCGCAACTCGGCACCCAGGTCACGAACGCCGTTCAGGCCGGCATCGCCGCGTTGCCGCTGTACCTGTTCCAGCGGGCATCGCCCGGACTGTACGAGCTATTCCAGACCTACGCGAAGAAGGCCGAGGTGGCAATCCAGATCGCCACCAAGAGCTGCGAGGAGATGGAGGCCCAGATCAAGGCCGGCGAGGATCCCTACGAGGATTTCATCCGCATGGCCCGGGGCGAGGCCTGGAAGCAGCAGGCGACCGTCACCAGCGATGTGGTGGTGGCGAAGGACAAGGTCAATGCCAGTGCCGGGAATGAGGGCATCAGTTGGATCGGAGGGGAAAAGGCCGGGGGAGTCGCCCAGGAGCCTGTCCGAATAGTGTATGACACAGTATTCGGGGGCTTCAACGTCACAATGGGGCAATCGCCCAAGACGCCGGCTGCAGCCTATCCTGCCGTCAAGTTGACAGAGACCTTTCCCTCTCCGGGAAGCGCCGCCACCTTCGGAACGGACGTACTTGGCGATGTGGAGATAAGTACCTGCAAGGAAAATGCCTGCCCCGTACCTCAGTCGAAGACCGGCCTTGGCCTGATTCAGAAGTTCGAGCTTGAAATCCCGGTCGTGCAACGGCAAGTCGACGCCGTATTTGCCAACGTCGTGCCACGCGGGACGGATCTCGCGGCGGCGTCCGCTCCCGGTATCGTCGTGACCCGCGAGCTCGCCGACGCCATTCGCGAGCTTCCTGCCATCGAGCAAGGCATTGCGCGCCAGCGCCTGGTCCAGGACGTGGCACTAGCGAGGACCGTCGACAAGGCACTGATCATCAGGAACCTGCTCCTGACGGGACGGATGATCCCCGAGGTGTACAAGACCGCCAATACACAGATCGAATCGAAGCTCGCCGAGCTGAATCGCCACATCGACGACGTGCTCTACGAGGCCAACGTCCGTAAACGCATCATCTCCGAAACGGCGACCATCCTGCTGGACAATTATCACGCCGCGCGCGCCGCTTCGGCCGCGAATGCCGTGCAGCAGCCGGTCGACCAGCGGCCCATGATCGACGGGCGGGTCAGGAAATGA
- a CDS encoding conjugal transfer protein TraG N-terminal domain-containing protein, producing the protein MSVDSYLELFTTMYGWAFAGIFRDILVDTGIIFLPFLFIIIGTWLRAHEMNAVEGADAAWMVRKMEVEFWTAIFVMAFCFTPVGTSLQNVSLRHTPAATALNPAPATATGTSSDSTYDDAFSSVPQNLALPPWWFSVMGLSAGFNDAVRGGISGGLSGLREVEEFARSAAVEDPTLRAEVQRFYNECYLPGRSRYLENPPSPAAAAALEAYGEGDPDWMGSHAFQADPNLYPALHARAGVPGFALDKAVQDADMDANTAVPDYGRPTCLEWWADPAIGVRAKLVKGVGNLAAMSTSLTEKVALVFSPVAVEKREDGLARLATGRSNPALAPETMLPDDNRRWYQALLGAGPDVAGMAGMVNKALHTQASRFPIIQFATLAQPLILMGIYMFLPLILVFGRYSLQIMFLGALAIFTVKLWAVLWYIAMWIDEHLWIAMYPDAEHLLLNVLHLEFDAALKRSTLNTLLIGLYLGLPLIWSGMMGWASLHVVHGIDAMKHSAITAGMAAGQSGANIATRFVGGVGHTLRRGR; encoded by the coding sequence GTGAGCGTCGACAGTTACCTGGAGCTCTTCACCACCATGTACGGCTGGGCGTTCGCGGGCATCTTTCGCGACATCCTCGTGGACACTGGCATCATCTTCCTCCCCTTCCTCTTCATCATCATCGGCACCTGGTTGCGCGCCCACGAAATGAACGCCGTCGAAGGCGCCGATGCGGCCTGGATGGTGAGGAAAATGGAGGTCGAGTTCTGGACCGCCATCTTCGTCATGGCCTTCTGCTTCACGCCGGTCGGCACCAGCCTCCAAAACGTCAGTCTCCGCCACACGCCCGCAGCGACCGCGCTCAATCCGGCTCCCGCCACTGCAACCGGAACGAGCTCGGACAGCACCTACGACGATGCCTTCAGCTCGGTGCCGCAGAACCTTGCGCTGCCCCCCTGGTGGTTTTCCGTCATGGGCCTGTCTGCCGGGTTCAATGATGCGGTGCGCGGCGGCATCTCGGGCGGCTTGAGCGGCCTCCGGGAAGTGGAAGAATTCGCCCGCTCCGCCGCGGTGGAGGATCCGACCCTGCGCGCGGAGGTGCAGCGCTTCTACAACGAATGCTACCTGCCAGGCCGGTCCCGTTATCTCGAAAATCCGCCATCCCCTGCCGCGGCTGCCGCGCTGGAGGCCTACGGCGAAGGGGATCCCGACTGGATGGGAAGCCACGCCTTTCAGGCCGACCCGAACCTCTACCCGGCCCTGCATGCGCGTGCCGGCGTGCCGGGGTTCGCTCTCGACAAAGCCGTCCAGGATGCGGATATGGATGCCAACACCGCAGTCCCGGACTACGGGCGCCCCACCTGTCTCGAATGGTGGGCGGATCCTGCGATCGGGGTGCGAGCCAAGCTGGTCAAGGGCGTCGGCAATCTCGCGGCGATGTCGACCTCGCTGACCGAGAAGGTGGCGCTGGTGTTCAGCCCAGTCGCCGTCGAGAAGCGGGAGGACGGACTGGCAAGGCTCGCCACGGGGCGGTCAAATCCGGCGCTCGCGCCCGAGACGATGCTCCCCGATGACAATCGCCGCTGGTACCAGGCCTTACTCGGAGCCGGACCCGACGTCGCAGGAATGGCGGGGATGGTGAACAAGGCGCTCCACACCCAGGCTTCCCGCTTTCCCATCATCCAGTTCGCAACCCTGGCCCAGCCCCTGATCCTGATGGGTATCTACATGTTCCTGCCCCTGATCCTGGTCTTCGGGCGCTACAGCCTTCAGATCATGTTCCTGGGCGCGCTTGCCATCTTCACGGTCAAGCTTTGGGCGGTCCTCTGGTACATCGCGATGTGGATCGACGAACACCTGTGGATCGCGATGTACCCGGACGCCGAGCACCTGCTGCTGAACGTCCTGCACCTGGAGTTCGACGCGGCGCTCAAGCGTAGCACCTTGAATACGCTGCTCATCGGCCTTTATCTCGGCCTACCCCTGATCTGGAGCGGGATGATGGGATGGGCGAGCCTGCACGTAGTGCATGGCATCGATGCCATGAAGCACAGTGCAATCACCGCGGGGATGGCGGCGGGCCAATCCGGAGCAAATATCGCCACCCGCTTTGTCGGTGGCGTCGGGCACACACTCCGGCGGGGACGATGA
- a CDS encoding DsbC family protein: protein MTITHSEKYAARPGTYTSKMYRAVSHVAGAILLSFSLGIATADPIKASDDIKAAVTRNTAGQVRPDSVAPTPVSGIYEIVNGTDVFYVDATGRYAFVEGRLVDMVDRRDLTQARLEALAAIPFADLPLDLAIKTVRGNGSRRLAVFEDPACPACRSLQPTLAALDNVTIYTFTYPVVSPESIPAAVAAWCGTGGQQAGQWQAYMEGAPAPRQIEPHCEPAMERVGRIVEFGRSRGIRNTPTLVLADGRRVVGAIPGPELEEALTRTAGKASR, encoded by the coding sequence ATGACAATCACCCACTCTGAAAAATACGCCGCCCGACCCGGTACGTACACCTCGAAGATGTACCGCGCTGTAAGCCATGTGGCGGGCGCGATCCTCCTGTCCTTCTCCCTCGGCATCGCCACGGCCGATCCGATCAAGGCGTCCGACGACATCAAGGCCGCCGTCACGCGCAACACCGCCGGACAGGTCCGGCCCGACTCGGTGGCCCCCACGCCAGTTTCCGGCATCTACGAGATCGTCAATGGAACGGACGTCTTCTATGTGGACGCGACCGGGCGCTACGCCTTCGTGGAGGGTCGCCTGGTGGACATGGTTGATCGCCGCGACCTCACGCAGGCGAGGCTCGAAGCGCTCGCGGCAATCCCCTTCGCCGATCTGCCGCTCGACCTTGCGATCAAGACGGTGCGCGGGAACGGCTCGCGGCGGCTCGCCGTGTTCGAGGATCCGGCTTGCCCTGCGTGCCGGTCGCTGCAGCCTACGCTCGCCGCACTCGACAATGTGACGATCTACACCTTCACGTACCCCGTTGTCTCCCCCGAATCGATTCCCGCAGCGGTGGCCGCCTGGTGCGGCACGGGCGGTCAACAGGCCGGTCAATGGCAGGCCTACATGGAAGGCGCGCCGGCGCCACGGCAGATCGAGCCCCACTGCGAGCCGGCCATGGAGCGGGTCGGGCGGATCGTCGAGTTCGGGCGTAGCCGTGGTATCCGCAACACGCCCACCCTCGTGCTGGCCGACGGGCGCCGGGTGGTCGGGGCGATCCCCGGCCCCGAGCTCGAGGAAGCCCTGACGCGCACTGCCGGGAAAGCAAGCAGGTGA
- a CDS encoding TIGR03757 family integrating conjugative element protein, translating to MNTTMRRLVASLACAAALPPVQAQERVEVFLLGTQHVRGTGTATVYHVDGMERINAALSAGLPPDPARAEAIARRRFEALTEADRRAIGISTQGLAAAMQYRLIKVPAIVFDGAAVVYGVEDVDQARAIYQTWRARRGR from the coding sequence GTGAACACGACGATGCGGCGGCTCGTCGCGTCACTGGCCTGCGCCGCCGCCCTTCCGCCCGTCCAGGCTCAGGAGCGGGTCGAGGTCTTCCTGCTCGGCACCCAGCACGTGCGCGGCACGGGAACGGCGACGGTGTATCACGTTGACGGCATGGAACGAATTAATGCCGCCCTGTCCGCCGGGCTACCCCCCGACCCCGCTCGGGCCGAAGCGATCGCCAGGCGCCGCTTCGAGGCGCTCACCGAGGCCGACCGCCGGGCGATCGGGATCAGCACACAGGGCCTGGCCGCGGCCATGCAGTACCGGCTCATCAAGGTGCCGGCGATCGTCTTCGATGGGGCGGCCGTGGTTTACGGCGTGGAGGACGTGGATCAGGCCCGCGCCATCTACCAGACATGGCGTGCCCGGCGCGGCCGGTAG
- a CDS encoding TIGR03756 family integrating conjugative element protein, with product MYAYSVTRSAAAPRLHALLAACLVTCAPQSGAVEITTTAALLAQAVASYPACAAWHVSGICYWLQCTPTGCSIRTSTRFSHFAPDLVVSTYHDVTTHPWPELGIPLAAASQGLLGTLLGIDLADSAGTHSQTDRTDKQRRFRDADVIGHPAAGLPDLVTCPSAVTPFVPYYQSTLDAAVWRSYLPAELLLPASWVPGMREVGAWPLNTWGNLYPRTGEVVQQHEVKAAAVLSQRIADFITRPAQPHVYAYVASGGTRRRRGQLVWDPPPARENDPMGGLWQMNVALPTPCHVFGLNDTASPVSYGDAMTTRSGSYAYTLWRPYACCRVRGQIFLGSIQFGLW from the coding sequence ATGTACGCATATTCCGTCACCCGGTCGGCCGCGGCGCCGCGTCTGCACGCGCTCCTGGCCGCCTGCCTCGTCACCTGCGCGCCCCAGTCGGGCGCTGTGGAGATCACCACCACCGCTGCCCTCCTCGCCCAGGCAGTCGCAAGCTACCCGGCCTGCGCTGCTTGGCATGTGTCGGGGATCTGCTACTGGTTGCAGTGCACGCCCACCGGCTGTTCCATCAGGACATCCACCCGCTTCAGCCACTTCGCCCCCGACCTGGTAGTGAGCACCTACCATGATGTAACCACGCACCCCTGGCCCGAGCTTGGCATCCCGCTCGCGGCCGCGAGCCAAGGCCTCCTCGGGACACTGCTCGGCATCGATCTGGCCGACAGCGCCGGAACCCACTCGCAGACCGATCGCACAGACAAGCAGCGGCGCTTCCGCGACGCGGATGTCATCGGCCATCCCGCGGCTGGACTGCCCGACCTCGTCACCTGCCCCTCGGCCGTGACTCCCTTCGTGCCCTACTACCAATCGACCCTGGACGCGGCCGTGTGGCGTTCTTATCTGCCAGCAGAGCTCCTGCTTCCTGCCTCCTGGGTGCCGGGCATGCGCGAGGTCGGCGCCTGGCCGCTCAACACCTGGGGCAACCTCTATCCGCGCACCGGCGAGGTGGTGCAGCAGCACGAGGTCAAGGCCGCCGCGGTCCTGTCGCAGCGCATCGCCGATTTCATCACCCGGCCGGCGCAACCGCACGTCTACGCCTACGTCGCCTCGGGCGGCACGCGGCGCCGGCGCGGTCAGCTGGTATGGGATCCGCCGCCGGCGCGGGAAAACGATCCCATGGGTGGCCTGTGGCAGATGAACGTCGCGCTCCCCACACCCTGCCACGTCTTCGGGCTCAATGACACTGCGAGCCCAGTCTCCTACGGCGACGCCATGACCACCCGTTCCGGAAGCTACGCCTACACGCTGTGGCGTCCGTACGCCTGCTGCCGGGTGCGCGGCCAGATCTTTCTCGGCAGCATCCAGTTCGGCTTGTGGTGA
- a CDS encoding PFL_4695 family integrating conjugative element protein: MNPIRFIPMLAVLLAAPSWSAAPLASRPPTVIHDAGGMPLAPYLEPFADDSRDATAEPVPQMPAQPQPPQLFPVVSIRAGPGRLLQNPMPSKLPGGPGQPVFIVGDDPASLDWLQRNADALRRMGARGIVASVGTPEDFLRLRTSVDLNMVPMSADALLEAAGIHVWPVLIGADGAISQ, encoded by the coding sequence ATGAATCCGATCCGTTTCATCCCCATGCTGGCCGTTCTTCTCGCCGCGCCGTCCTGGTCGGCGGCCCCCCTTGCCAGCCGGCCGCCCACCGTCATCCACGACGCCGGAGGCATGCCGCTCGCGCCATACCTCGAGCCGTTCGCCGACGACTCCCGCGACGCGACTGCCGAGCCGGTACCCCAAATGCCGGCGCAACCACAGCCGCCTCAGCTCTTCCCGGTGGTCTCGATCCGCGCGGGGCCCGGTCGGTTGCTGCAGAACCCAATGCCCAGCAAGCTGCCGGGCGGACCCGGGCAGCCCGTCTTCATCGTCGGCGACGACCCGGCCTCCCTCGACTGGCTGCAACGCAACGCGGACGCATTGCGTCGGATGGGCGCGCGGGGAATCGTCGCGTCGGTGGGCACCCCGGAGGATTTCCTGCGCCTGCGGACCTCGGTCGACCTGAACATGGTGCCCATGTCGGCCGATGCGCTCCTCGAGGCGGCCGGGATTCACGTCTGGCCCGTCCTCATCGGCGCCGACGGGGCGATTTCGCAGTAG